The sequence AATTTGCAACCTGAATTCAAACAAACTGATCGGTGTGCTCAACCTGAACAAGAGTGCACTGATAAATAATTTAATTCAATCGTTCCTTCAGAAATCTAAACTATGGTTAATTCAATACCATTTGAATCGCTGGCCTTTTCATATATTTTCGTTAAGAGTAAACAGGTCATGTCCACTTTGTGTGCGGATGAGAGGGAGGTGCACCCAGTTGGAGTCGTCTCCTTCAGGAGTGCAGCTGGTGCTTCATCTTCTCGTGCTTCAGGAGTGCAGCTGGTGCTTCATCTTCTCGTGCATCAGCTTGATCACGCTCTGCAACGAACATGGCCTCATTTAAGACAGTTCgattgattttggtgatcgaatgacaacgtgattaatgggactaacgagtttgtcaagtgaacattGCTAAATCCCAGAAATGAAGTAAAAAAGGTCTAGTAaagcaaaacatgaagaaaaGCCTCAAAtaaatgctgaattggacgagttggCATAAAACAGCAGCACTGCTTAATACGGTGCCCAGCCATCGGTCAAACCGATGGTCATCGGTTATTCCGATGCTCAAACTTTGGTCAAATGAAATGTACTTCAGCATAATTTTGTAGAGAATTTCACAAGATTTTCATAGAGTAcaagatcatcaaaatcagaGTTACGAGTAAAAAGTTATGATCAAAACATGAGAAAGCTGATTTCTGTGTGGCACCGGTTAATCCAATGTCCTATCACCGGTTATTTCTATGCTCAAACTTTGGTTAAATGAGATGGACTTCAGCAAAGTCTTGTATAGAATTTCATAAGCTTTTCACAAAGCACAAGATCATCGaaatcggagttcggagtaaaaAGTTATGACCAAAATACAAAGCACCTTTAAGCTGATTCCTACTAGCACCAGTTAAACTGATGCTAATAAAAAAACATTGGTGCAATGCATCgtactattgtccagagagcatATTTTTTGCTCTAGAAAGTTGCTTTAGCACCGGTTAAATTGATGCTATCACCGGGTAAACCGATGGTAGCATATTTTAGCTGGAAAACTTGTCAGAAAGGGCCAACAGCTAGTTCAAACTGTTAGtgaccagttaaaccgatgacTAGGCATCGCTTACGCAAAAATGCtcccaacggctacaaacgtCTACTTCGAAGTTGTgagctatatatatatggcatcccccaGCCATcttggagttgctggagttaAGGAAGACcccatacacacccaagaacacatCCAAATCACCAAGAACTTAGTGAGAAACACtacatacacacccaagaacacctccaagccatccaagagcctAGTGATCAAAtatttagtccttagcacaccttTAAAaatgttagtgctaggttagctcttaagtgagtgagagagcaaggtgttACTGCCTTGTGCATAGTTTTATAGTGAACCAAAcattgtatctcggtgcgctgGCCTCTTGGAACAttagtggctcgccggcaagtcaatgaccctccggtttggtgtggagcggtgtcGACGACCAtttgcgggggacgtggagacccccatcatTTGTGggcaagctccttagtggaaagcgggatTAAGGTGACCGTAattgtgttcacagaagagaTTTGATTACCGGAACCAATACTTTTCGTGAGTGcatcaacaacatggatgtagaTGTGCCTACGTGGCTAACCGAATCACAGGATAAATCATcatgtcaagagtttgcttccctTCATCCCCTCTTTATGTTTCCATATTTTATATTGCCATCTTTGTGGCTTTACTTTCATGGAGTAGTATCCTGATAGGTTGGCTAtaagttgcaaaactcttttaggATGAAGGTTTTATACTAgttgaaccgtagttgcacatttagatagtTTGAAATAATTTAATTTTATGTGCAAACAAGTTGGAGCCTTAAGTTTAGTTTTTTAAGTGGCCTAATTCATACCCTCTCCCTCTTAGCATAAGAGCACCCGATCACATTCACGCTCCCGTAGGTCATCTGCAAGTGCCCGCGTAGATCCAGATCACAAACATACCCAAACCCACACAACAAAAAAGTCGAACCTCTCATGCAGATCTTAAGATCCGGGCCACGCACCTCCACAGGGGTTGCTCTATCCCTGTCGCCGTCACCGAAACCAGCACTGACCAGGAGAGCTACGACGAGCATGAGCAGTGATGCGGCTATCATGACGGTGAGCGCGCGGCGGGAACACGGTGGCGAGGAGGAGAAGGTGCCGGCCTTGCCTTTTCTGTTTGCAGCCGTGTCAGGGGCCGGTGTTGTCGTGGCTGCGGGCAgcggggaggagaaggaggaggttGCGAGACTGCAGTGCATGGGGCGGAGGAGCAGGATGAGGCGCACGCGAGCGGAGGAACCGTCGGCCACTGAAGGTGTCGTTGAGGGTGGAACCACTGAAGGTATCGTTGAGAGTGCCCAGCTGCCCCGTAAGCGTGTCCGTCGGCGTTGAGGGCGAGCCCGCGGCTGGGTGCGAGGGTGAAGgagaggaggtggccggcggccgagTGCGTGGATGAGGGAGAGGCGCAAGGGCGAGGGAGAGGAGGTGCGGTGGCGGCAGCTGGGTGCAATGGCGCGGTGGTCGGATGGATGGCGAGGGAAAGGGTGATGCGCAAAAGGAAAGAGTGGATGGCATTGAGTAAATGGAGGAGCCGTGATTTCTGCAAGGGTATGCACAGGCGGGTAGCAACGTGCGTGGTGAGAAAAATTTTCACTTTAGGCAGAATCATTCTTCTTTACTCCATTTTTTGGGTCTGCCCAGGGGCTGTCAAACAAATGCCCTTACATGTGGGCCTTGAAGAGGTGTTTTGTGAGGAAGATGAATGAGTTGATCTAGGTGAAAAATGTTCTCAATTCTTTCaacctttatagtatagattaatGATTAAAGATAATCAAATAGTATATGGATGAGGTGAAGAAGGTACTATATCTCTGCTAGAGGATCACCTAAGCAAAGGTTCTGTCCAATAATCTGTTGTATGGATAGGAAATTCCTTCTAGTGCCCTGATTCTATTCATAAGGAGACTGATCTATGATGATCCTAACACTAGTGTAAGTGACCCTGCTAGTCAAGCTCACTAGCAAGTTTGCAACAGCAAAGTTCGAGAGAAAAAACTAGCTTGCCCTCATTAGCATAGGGAGCCTTGAGCATAGTCATATCTCGGTTGGAACCCTAAATGTTCTCATCAAATCTTTATCTCTGGGTAGAAGCACAACATCATCAGATTGAGTAAGACTCTTGCACTAAATCACCATCTAAAATAGATCCTGAAGCTTTTGCAATGGGATTCTATTGTCATGGGACACCTCAGGATTGTCAGCTTCATCTACTAATACATACTCATCATACCACATATAAGGAAGTGTCGTTACAGTATCCATATCCTTTCTAGAGTTTGATTATCTTCCTGATAGAAAACATTTTAGATATTCCAAGTGCTGAATTAAATATTAGTGTATGCACATCTTATGAGCAATATAAGAGTTTCACATCTCAAGAACAAATTTATTCCCTTGGTAAAATAATAAGTAGCTACCAACATGAATTGACAACGGGGGGCCATTGAAATGCTGGTCCCAAGaccatcttactattactaattggaggcttttTTTGAAGCCTCCGGGTAATGCCACCTAAAATCTTAGATggacattttttaaaaaaatagagaaatcctacaaattttcacaaaaatcaaaaacatctagccatcaatttgacaactctaatcataatatccattggatctattatctttttctaataaattacccacctttgccattataaaaataaactaaagtaacccctacacatgtatctaaattacccacctctaccattataaaaagaaaaaagttcaatttaccccctaaactatgtcatttagtttattttaccccataacacaatttatcttttttgtttctccttacacaagttgaattttaatttcaaattttgcagggtggacatcacaatgcatatttagaaaaaaatttataattttcctacattagttttcatataattttgaactccaacaactaatttattattaaatatcctaacctatcaaaataatgataaaaaaatatgatttatttttctaacatgtgttatggtgtgtactatcatgttgtaaaatttcaacttaaaactccgcctatgcatggagaaataaaaaggaCAAATTACAGTAGGggttaatttgaaccaaatgggATAGTTTgaggggtaaaatgaaccaaaaaaTAGTTTAaggggttatccagactttggctatagttgagtggagtaatttagacttttttcttataaaaataatctaaaataaccccctaatcttcatgtaaattacccacttatactataataaaataatatcaaataatccccctaaattttcatatatattaacCAATGAtatcataataaaaaattaaaataaaccccaaatctgaatcaaaattatattattataataaaatcttaaagtgcatcaatataaattctaaattactatttctatcattattagtatattatttatgttattattcatataaaaatactaaccataatgtgtgtgtcaccatatattcatatataagagaagagataagaaaactaattttcatgttgttcacatagctcaaacaaagtgttcaattaaatacatattAAACATATATGGATGTatgatgcaaagtgagaaaaaattgttagtaactaaatctatcacattcattacaattacataatgataaatatgtatatttATAATACtagattagaatatttaattggttaaagagagcgtgagataaataattattagatatctgagcacgggttgatagactagtataGATAATTAGTGCATATAATTTTCTATTTGGCATAATAAGCTTTTGGAATTTTCTCTTCTTTATGTCGAAATATTTTAGAGTTTAAAAACCTAGGATTAAAATATGAGTGCGCTTACTTCTAGGGCCTCCATGAACCACGGGTTGAAAGTATAaagttttatttttgaaaagttcCGTGCAACTGCCTGCCAAGCTATGGACGGCGGGATCGGCTGTGATACCACTGTCGCAAAATGAGGCAACAACGCAACGTAGCAGCCCCATGAACCGCGACCTGGTGCCCAGATAGTCTTTTGAGATGACATTGCGCACTGCAACATTATGTAATCTATGGCACTGACGTTATTATAATTAACGTAAGTAATACATATAGTTATAGTCACACACACGAGTGAATGCATGATTATCAAATAGGAAAAACCAATAATGCCTCACAAGTTTAAACTATGAACGAGTATTAGTTGCTTCCAGAAATCCTTTATTACTGCAACGACGCATTGTAACTGCATCATATAGCCATACACAAACAATATCATCACCATTCCTCATGTGGACTCTGGTAAAGCTTCTTCTTTTACTCAATCCTGCCAATGAAAAGTGGGGGAATGTTAATTTTTAATGGGAAAAGTCTGAATTACACTCTGGAACTATCGCGGAAGTATAATTTttaaccttcaactacaaaccAAATAGCATGGACCATTCAACAGTTGAAATTGGACAAATTTTGCCCTTGCGATTGTTTCCAAGGTGgttttgtttttaaaaaaattaaaaaattctaattagatctaaaaattaaaactaattcattttaagtcagAAAAATTTTAAATTggtaccaaaatttttcttaaaatgtaacctatctattattgctctatttgaatatTAGTTATtcaaaataatagatataactacaagcaaccaaatatttaaaaaataaaatatgaatatgAATAACTGAAAAGTATTGTGTCAATAGATAGGttaaatttttagaaaaaaattatatccattttttattttttgaatttataatgaattacttataaatttttattttaaatttgaatattttaattctcacaaaatgaaaAAACACCTTCGAAACCACCTATGGagccaaatttgtccggtttcaacagttggatgCCCTTTGTTAtttggttttgtagttgaaggttgacggacttttgtgatagttcaaaagtgtAAACCAGACTTTTCTTATTTTTAATTGATTAATTTGAAATGTGTCGGAACTAAACTGGGGAACTATTTCCTGAAAAATTGGGACTGGTTAGCTACCCAACtaatttgcaaaaagaaaagGCTACATACATGTTCGCATTTCTTTACTTTTCTTTCAAATGATGAATtatactctctccgttccaaattgtaagtcATTCCAATTTTCTTGGAGACTCAAAATATTTTTAAGTTTAACCAAGTTCATACAATAAAGtactaacatttatgatactaagtatcattagattcttcattaaatattttttttcataatatatctatttggtgctaaaaaattttgtaatcttttctataatttttgtcaaacataaaaatagtttgactctccaaaaaaaTTGTAATGACTTAtttacaatttgaaacggagggtcACAAGTTAAAATACTAGGTCTTACAATTGGAATTTGTTTTAGTAGTCAAAGTTCATATGGTGTTTCTGCCTAAAATAAAAACTCAAATGTGAGGCGTGTATATCATTGATTAACTATTTATCTTTGAATTAAATTGCAATTTTGAAACCAGTGCAACATATTAATTACAAGTTTCTTTGCATCCTGTCAAGTAGTATGAGTTCAAACTTGTATTTTTGTTGGTGTATTGCCGTTACGCGCATTCATGCGGTGTGCCTTGAAAACATGGGGACAACAACACCCTTCAGTTCAAACTCACTGTGAGCAGTCGATGTTCGGGGTGATGGTGTAGGACACCGGGACCCCGCAGGAGCCGGGCAGCGTCTGTGCGGCGTAGAGCTCGGCGTTGACCATGTTGTAGGCCGACTTGAGGCACTCGCACGTCGCCTGCCTCGCGGCCGTGGTGTCCACGGGCTCGTAGATGGCCTTCACGCCGACGCAGCACTGGGCCCTGGGCTGCCCCACGTCGCCCTGAAGGAAGTCCAGGCACATAGACAGGTTGTTGATCACGCCGGAGCACGAGACGTCGACGTCGTCGGCCTGCGCCGGCACAGCCGCCAGCTGCTGGACGGCCGCCAGCATCGCGagcaggagggcggcggcgaaggcggccgAGGTGGTGGTCTTCTTCATGGCTGATCGATCTGTCGAGACTGCTGCGAGCGAGGAAGTGAAGTGCTTATAGTGTGATTCTTAGGTAGGTGCTGGTGCTTAGTGTGGCAGGGTATGTAGAGTATTTGTAGGTAGAGAACACCAGGGGGTTTTCAATGGTTTGTTCAAGTTTTGAGCATGCGGAACGTGTTGATTTCTGGTACGGTGGTGCAGAGTTCTCGCCGTCACTGCTGGTGTTATGGTTTTGGCTATGGTTTTCAGCATGAGTTTCTTGAAGAAACGGAGTAGGTTTGCTAAGTGATCAGCTCTCTTGAATTAGTTATTCTGTTGGAGTACGTCGAGGCACAATACAAATTGTCTTTTTATTTAGCGATACCATGGGAAGTCGCTGTGGTTCTTCTATTGAGCATGTTGCTTCAGGGCCTACTATTTTCAGAAGATTATCTTTTCCTAGTGATTATCATTTAAACAAAGAAGTCTATGTTCAAAAGAGTTTCATGCCCAGAGGATTATGCTTAGGTTAAATATGGGGAATTCTGGCATCATCCAAGGCAACTAGAGTATGTTCATGAAGTTCATATATCTATGATGTTCATAGTGCGTGAGGTGGTTTCTTTAGAAAATTGAGGCCATAGTAACCCCGACG comes from Panicum virgatum strain AP13 chromosome 4K, P.virgatum_v5, whole genome shotgun sequence and encodes:
- the LOC120705173 gene encoding non-specific lipid-transfer protein 1-like gives rise to the protein MKKTTTSAAFAAALLLAMLAAVQQLAAVPAQADDVDVSCSGVINNLSMCLDFLQGDVGQPRAQCCVGVKAIYEPVDTTAARQATCECLKSAYNMVNAELYAAQTLPGSCGVPVSYTITPNIDCSQIE